In Dolichospermum flos-aquae CCAP 1403/13F, the following proteins share a genomic window:
- the gmhB gene encoding D-glycero-beta-D-manno-heptose 1,7-bisphosphate 7-phosphatase — translation MIKVAFLDRDGVINIDHHYVFRCEQFEFNDGIFATCRLLQDLGYKLIVITNQSGIARGYYSEQDFLSLTVWMYEQFNNQDITILDVFYCPHHPQSTISNYRQNCRCRKPLPGMIEQACQKYPIDLQSSILIGDRISDMQAAKAAGIGKFYLLSPEIFIPKELQVSARLDNLEALKFFI, via the coding sequence GTGATTAAAGTGGCTTTTCTTGATCGAGATGGAGTAATTAATATTGATCATCACTATGTTTTTAGATGTGAGCAGTTTGAATTTAATGATGGCATTTTTGCTACTTGTCGTCTACTACAAGATTTAGGTTATAAGCTAATTGTGATCACAAATCAATCAGGTATTGCTCGTGGTTACTATTCTGAACAAGATTTTTTAAGTCTTACTGTCTGGATGTATGAGCAATTTAATAACCAAGATATAACAATACTGGATGTGTTTTACTGCCCACATCATCCCCAATCAACTATATCTAATTACCGTCAAAACTGCCGATGTCGTAAACCGTTACCAGGAATGATTGAACAAGCTTGTCAGAAATATCCTATAGACTTGCAAAGCTCAATCCTAATTGGTGATAGAATATCGGATATGCAAGCTGCTAAAGCCGCAGGAATCGGTAAATTTTATTTACTCAGTCCAGAAATTTTTATTCCTAAAGAATTACAAGTTTCTGCTCGGTTGGATAACCTGGAAGCACTAAAGTTTTTTATTTAA
- a CDS encoding glycoside hydrolase family 13 protein, with product MTSFYTKINTPDWVKNAVFYQIFPDRFSRSIPTEQKWLLNIPLEDWNTTPTFHGYKGGNLWGIIEKLDYLQDLGINAIYLNPIFTSASNHRYHTLDYYQIDPLLGGEEAFTNLLKEAHHRKIKLILDGTFNHASRGFYFFNDILENGQNSPWLDWFKITGWPISPYDNSRPANYASWCDLRALPEFNTNNSGVREYIMRIGEYWIKRGADGWRLDSADYIKTPGFWQEFRERIKAINPEAYIVGEIPMNATEWLDGTQFDGVSSLPFLNATTAFIVGDRQVKGHFAEYAPPPPADAAKYGEEINQLLQLYPWEIQLTQLNGINNHDTARFIDVAGGDRPSLYLATLLLFTFPGAPCIYYGDEVGLNGGYDPECRKGFPDKKQWDQDILEYHRQLIKLRLSHPALRIGEYHTLYAQGQVYIFARRLETEILLIAVNAGNEIAMASIQPSWQNQLKQTLFTYHSSQENWTKEAEFINFKLPPRSGLIIG from the coding sequence ATGACAAGTTTCTATACGAAGATTAATACACCTGATTGGGTTAAAAACGCCGTTTTTTATCAAATATTTCCTGATCGCTTTTCTCGAAGTATTCCCACTGAACAAAAGTGGTTACTTAATATACCTTTAGAAGACTGGAATACTACTCCTACATTTCATGGTTATAAAGGCGGAAATCTTTGGGGAATAATTGAAAAACTAGATTATTTACAAGATTTAGGTATTAATGCAATTTACCTTAATCCTATTTTTACATCTGCCAGTAATCATCGTTATCATACTCTTGATTATTATCAAATTGATCCCTTATTAGGCGGTGAAGAAGCATTTACCAATCTCCTTAAAGAAGCTCATCATCGTAAGATTAAACTTATCTTAGATGGAACTTTTAATCATGCTAGTAGAGGCTTTTATTTTTTCAATGATATTCTCGAAAATGGACAAAATTCTCCTTGGTTAGATTGGTTTAAAATTACAGGTTGGCCTATCTCACCTTATGATAATTCTCGTCCTGCTAATTATGCTTCATGGTGTGATCTTCGTGCTTTACCCGAATTTAACACTAATAATTCAGGAGTGCGCGAATATATTATGCGTATAGGTGAATATTGGATTAAACGTGGTGCAGATGGTTGGCGTTTAGATTCGGCAGATTACATCAAAACTCCTGGATTTTGGCAAGAATTTCGGGAAAGAATCAAAGCAATTAATCCTGAAGCCTATATTGTGGGAGAAATTCCTATGAATGCAACTGAGTGGTTAGATGGCACACAATTTGATGGCGTGTCAAGTTTACCCTTTCTTAATGCTACCACTGCCTTTATTGTCGGCGATCGCCAGGTAAAAGGTCATTTTGCTGAATATGCACCACCACCACCAGCGGATGCGGCTAAATATGGGGAAGAAATTAATCAATTACTGCAACTTTATCCGTGGGAAATTCAATTAACTCAACTTAATGGTATTAATAATCATGATACAGCTAGGTTCATTGATGTAGCTGGAGGTGATCGCCCCAGTTTATATTTAGCAACGTTACTATTATTTACTTTTCCTGGCGCACCTTGCATATATTACGGCGATGAAGTCGGTTTAAACGGTGGTTATGATCCAGAATGTCGTAAAGGATTTCCTGATAAAAAACAGTGGGATCAAGATATTCTTGAATATCATCGTCAATTAATTAAACTCCGTCTTTCTCATCCAGCATTAAGAATAGGTGAATATCATACCTTGTACGCTCAAGGACAAGTTTATATTTTCGCTAGAAGGTTAGAAACAGAAATTTTATTAATTGCGGTAAATGCTGGTAATGAAATAGCAATGGCGAGTATTCAACCATCATGGCAAAATCAACTCAAACAAACATTATTTACATATCATTCCAGTCAAGAAAACTGGACTAAAGAAGCCGAATTTATTAACTTTAAACTTCCACCCCGTAGCGGATTAATTATTGGTTAA
- a CDS encoding glycosyltransferase domain-containing protein, whose translation MKKSPNIAFYTCCNSVSFSKVQLFLRSAKKQNIDVKVLGEGLEWSANSLRLPLILKELKDVKDDTIVLVTDAFDVLYVQNANSIYEKFIQGGYKILFAAEKWYSHQYEEYKDFYDSIKVPYDYKYLNAGTFMGYKKYVCEMIDNILSYPNFHENGSDQRLYGKYCFENPETVTLDYCCDIFWCTAGEWEILPELYEIHNGFVLNKLTGTYPAIIHIPYSKKYYNVLLRLAEDLGDVVSR comes from the coding sequence ATGAAGAAAAGCCCAAATATCGCATTTTATACTTGTTGTAACTCTGTGTCTTTTTCTAAGGTACAACTCTTTTTGAGATCTGCTAAAAAACAAAATATAGACGTTAAGGTGCTAGGTGAAGGTCTCGAATGGTCAGCCAATTCTCTAAGACTTCCTTTGATTTTGAAGGAACTAAAGGATGTGAAAGATGACACAATAGTTCTTGTTACTGATGCTTTTGATGTTCTGTATGTACAGAATGCTAACAGTATATATGAAAAATTTATTCAAGGTGGTTATAAGATATTATTTGCAGCAGAGAAATGGTACTCTCATCAGTACGAAGAATACAAAGATTTTTACGATAGCATTAAAGTTCCCTATGATTATAAATATCTGAACGCAGGGACTTTCATGGGATACAAAAAATATGTCTGTGAGATGATTGATAATATTCTTTCTTATCCGAATTTTCATGAAAACGGTAGTGATCAAAGATTGTATGGAAAATACTGTTTTGAAAATCCTGAAACAGTAACCTTAGATTATTGCTGTGATATTTTTTGGTGTACAGCAGGGGAATGGGAAATTTTACCAGAACTGTATGAGATACACAATGGATTTGTCTTAAACAAATTAACTGGCACATATCCTGCAATAATTCACATACCATACTCTAAAAAGTATTATAATGTTCTGCTCAGGTTGGCAGAAGATCTGGGTGATGTTGTATCGCGGTAA
- a CDS encoding HAD-IIB family hydrolase, translating into MKYQQSLLLATDLDGTFLGGSQQQQSEFYQYIEKQRDRLLLVYVTGRELDWISNLLIENPHIPKPDYIIGDVGTTIVHGETFEPIYPVQYWIIKQWNNANEKIKTLLANEPGLKLQAVNPKYRVSYYYDSEKLQPNTIQKVINAGFDCIISSYNNIYFYFDVMPKGVSKGPTLLKFLEEIKFNADETIACGDTLNDLSLFETGLKGIAVGNSHPNLVDKIQTMDNVYHSPYPGVMGIWDGLKFYGKD; encoded by the coding sequence ATGAAATATCAACAATCACTACTTTTAGCAACTGATTTAGACGGCACTTTTTTAGGTGGTTCTCAACAACAACAATCTGAATTTTATCAATATATTGAAAAACAACGCGATCGCCTACTTTTAGTATATGTCACCGGCAGAGAACTGGACTGGATCAGCAACTTATTAATAGAAAATCCTCATATTCCTAAACCTGACTATATCATTGGTGATGTGGGAACAACTATTGTACATGGTGAAACATTTGAGCCAATTTATCCTGTACAATATTGGATAATTAAACAATGGAATAATGCTAACGAAAAAATTAAAACCCTATTAGCAAATGAACCAGGATTAAAACTACAGGCAGTCAATCCTAAGTATCGTGTATCTTACTATTATGATTCTGAAAAATTGCAACCTAACACCATCCAAAAAGTAATCAATGCCGGATTTGATTGCATTATCTCATCTTATAATAATATCTATTTTTATTTTGATGTCATGCCCAAAGGAGTTTCTAAAGGACCAACTCTCTTGAAATTTTTGGAGGAAATAAAGTTTAATGCAGATGAAACCATAGCTTGTGGAGATACTCTCAATGATTTATCCCTATTTGAAACAGGATTAAAGGGAATTGCTGTGGGAAATTCTCATCCCAACTTAGTTGATAAAATTCAGACAATGGATAATGTTTACCATAGTCCTTATCCTGGTGTGATGGGTATTTGGGATGGTTTGAAATTTTACGGCAAGGATTAA
- a CDS encoding transketolase C-terminal domain-containing protein, protein MTLTTLRFPIDLDVYKSLKLDPTNSTLTNEQREILKANIQLCRDTIVFFTAVAAAKGVGGHTGGAYDTVPEVMILDAFFRGVADKFVPIFFDEAGHRVATQYLMATLQGDLDAENLLHYREAYSLLLAHPERGRTPGVKFSSGRLGHLWAYVNGVAIAHPHQVVFCLGSDGSQQEGNNAEAARLAVAKNLNIKLIIDDNNSTCSGYPTDYLKGYNVGQTLAGHGLTVLTGAGEDLDDLYTRLCQAVTINGPVAVINKRPMTPGIVGVEGTPLGHDALSPELAIAYLETRGHTSAVNYLKKVIPLTHTYSFTGSSSKTRHIFDATVVSLLSQMTPTERREKVMCIDSDLGESCGINKISQAYPEIFYHGGIMERGNFSAAAGFGMEAGKQGIFSTYSAFLEMCISEITMARLNKSNVLCQFSHSGIDELGDNTCHFGLNNMFADNGLEDAYQTRLYYPADGHQMKACVETVFDQPGLRFLFSSRSPVPDILDTNSKPLFADGYTFIPGKDDVIREGTAGYIVSFGEVLYRALEVVESLKKQGINVGLINKSTLNLVDEEIMAKIGSTPFVLVVESLNRRTGLGIRFGSWLLERGFSPKYAYMGTHQEGCSGIWEQLPHQGIDTIGIMNKVEEMLK, encoded by the coding sequence ATGACTTTAACAACTCTTCGCTTTCCTATTGATTTGGATGTTTACAAGTCTTTGAAGTTAGACCCGACTAATTCAACTTTGACTAATGAACAAAGAGAAATTCTGAAAGCTAATATTCAACTTTGTCGAGATACTATTGTTTTTTTTACCGCTGTAGCAGCAGCCAAAGGTGTGGGCGGTCATACAGGAGGAGCTTATGATACAGTTCCCGAAGTGATGATTTTAGATGCTTTCTTTCGGGGAGTAGCAGATAAATTTGTGCCAATTTTCTTTGATGAAGCAGGACACCGCGTTGCTACACAATATTTAATGGCAACTTTACAGGGTGATCTTGATGCAGAAAATCTGCTGCATTATCGAGAAGCCTATTCATTACTACTTGCACATCCAGAACGAGGACGCACTCCTGGTGTAAAATTTAGTTCGGGAAGATTAGGACACCTCTGGGCTTATGTGAATGGAGTAGCGATCGCACATCCTCATCAAGTAGTATTCTGTTTAGGTTCAGATGGTTCACAGCAAGAAGGAAATAATGCCGAAGCCGCCCGTTTAGCTGTGGCTAAAAATCTCAATATCAAATTAATTATTGATGATAACAATTCCACCTGTAGCGGATATCCAACAGATTATCTCAAGGGTTATAACGTCGGTCAAACTTTAGCTGGACATGGATTAACTGTATTAACTGGAGCAGGGGAAGATTTAGATGATTTATATACTCGTCTCTGTCAAGCTGTCACTATTAATGGACCAGTAGCAGTAATTAATAAACGTCCTATGACTCCCGGTATTGTTGGAGTAGAAGGCACACCTTTAGGACATGATGCCCTATCACCAGAGTTAGCGATCGCCTATTTAGAAACTCGCGGACATACATCAGCCGTCAATTACCTCAAAAAAGTTATTCCCCTCACACATACCTACTCTTTTACGGGTTCTAGCAGCAAAACACGCCATATTTTTGATGCTACCGTTGTCTCTCTTCTCAGTCAAATGACACCCACAGAACGGCGAGAAAAGGTAATGTGTATTGACAGTGATTTAGGAGAATCCTGTGGTATCAATAAAATTAGTCAAGCCTATCCAGAGATTTTCTATCATGGCGGCATCATGGAAAGAGGAAACTTCTCTGCGGCGGCAGGATTTGGCATGGAAGCAGGAAAACAAGGCATTTTCAGCACTTATAGTGCCTTTTTGGAAATGTGTATTTCTGAAATTACAATGGCACGGCTTAATAAATCCAACGTTCTTTGTCAATTTTCCCATAGTGGGATAGATGAATTAGGAGATAACACCTGCCATTTTGGGTTAAATAATATGTTTGCCGATAACGGTTTAGAAGACGCTTATCAAACCCGTCTCTATTATCCCGCCGACGGACATCAAATGAAAGCTTGTGTGGAAACTGTATTTGATCAACCAGGGTTAAGATTTCTCTTTTCTAGCCGTTCCCCAGTACCCGATATTCTGGATACAAATAGTAAACCTTTATTTGCAGATGGTTATACATTTATTCCTGGAAAAGATGACGTAATACGAGAAGGAACAGCCGGCTATATCGTTAGCTTTGGAGAGGTACTTTACCGCGCCTTAGAAGTAGTAGAAAGCCTGAAAAAACAGGGAATTAATGTCGGTTTAATCAATAAATCCACATTGAATCTAGTAGATGAAGAAATCATGGCAAAAATTGGTTCAACACCCTTTGTTTTAGTAGTTGAATCCTTAAATCGGCGTACAGGTTTAGGTATCCGTTTTGGTTCATGGTTACTAGAAAGAGGGTTTTCTCCCAAATATGCCTATATGGGAACTCATCAAGAAGGTTGTAGCGGAATTTGGGAACAACTCCCCCATCAAGGTATTGATACTATTGGCATCATGAACAAAGTTGAGGAAATGTTAAAATAA